A single Uloborus diversus isolate 005 chromosome 7, Udiv.v.3.1, whole genome shotgun sequence DNA region contains:
- the LOC129226291 gene encoding uncharacterized protein LOC129226291 yields MSLYPQQVDSLELDLDSVNKIRPIPPPIQCSKRSYSPCQPPLVSPSAMLDLECVKRHCSSSESHVTMEITNLPLSCDQRGERDDHHDRPRFDGPRVFYWWSWTLGLTDLLEDPPKKDAAHCFFRPIIKILVLVILHAFAVHYVILLGSPNRSGHLWFTLVVSVDAVTTVIPMDILLLRVRRVRRLTCQMQTLHFEKSASETKSYRWETFAVVATVLFLVFYVVALSIIIQSWDIHHMLEAHLPYVQPVCMSELCAYNVVLLVWGTHVMLIWGVKAFLVLFFCFICSNCQFQFECLNKSLIIMKGKADIVETGIIHDLAVDHNTLCELVFEADRLFNASVFIWFAFVLLVICVEVNSFLRQEKGLISSGGTVIMVLDFLYAIAIVILIVIGGCRVAEVALQTIPYIVNFARSKDMPNQSVYNEVQLIINRVTVFPVTFTVGRFFYITRSILITLVSALCTYIIVLVQMSPQVMESLNSGS; encoded by the coding sequence ATGAGCTTATACCCGCAACAGGTTGATTCTCTCGAACTAGATTTGGACTCGGTGAATAAGATCAGACCAATTCCTCCTCCTATTCAATGTTCTAAACGTTCATACTCCCCATGTCAGCCACCACTTGTGTCTCCCTCAGCAATGTTAGATTTGGAGTGTGTCAAACGCCACTGCAGCAGCAGCGAATCTCATGTTACTATGGAGATTACCAATTTACCTTTGTCCTGCGACCAACGGGGAGAAAGGGATGACCACCATGACAGACCTCGCTTTGACGGTCCTAGAGTTTTTTACTGGTGGTCATGGACACTTGGGCTGACGGATCTACTGGAGGATCCCCCCAAAAAGGATGCCGCACACTGCTTCTTCCGTCCGATCATCAAGATCTTGGTTCTAGTGATTCTACACGCTTTTGCTGTCCACTATGTGATCCTCTTGGGATCCCCAAACAGAAGCGGACATTTGTGGTTCACTCTGGTTGTCTCGGTCGATGCAGTGACTACGGTGATACCAATGGATATCTTGCTCTTGAGAGTGAGGAGAGTGCGGAGACTGACATGCCAAATGCAGACACTGCACTTTGAAAAATCGGCTTCCGAAACCAAGAGTTATCGGTGGGAGACATTCGCAGTTGTAGCCACAGTGCTGTTCCTCGTTTTTTACGTGGTGGCGCTGTCCATCATAATACAATCTTGGGACATACATCACATGCTTGAGGCTCACTTGCCGTATGTGCAGCCAGTGTGTATGTCCGAACTGTGTGCCTATAATGTTGTGCTTCTCGTGTGGGGTACACACGTCATGCTGATCTGGGGAGTGAAAGCTTTCCTCGTGCTATTCTTCTGCTTCATATGCAGCAATTGCCAATTCCAGTTCGAATGCCTCAACAAGAGCCTGATAATAATGAAAGGCAAGGCTGACATAGTCGAAACTGGTATAATTCACGACTTGGCTGTTGACCACAATACTCTGTGCGAACTAGTATTCGAGGCGGATCGGTTGTTCAACGCTTCTGTCTTCATCTGGTTTGCTTTTGTGCTTTTGGTGATCTGCGTGGAGGTCAACAGCTTCTTGCGACAGGAGAAGGGACTCATTTCCAGCGGCGGCACGGTCATCATGGTCTTGGATTTCCTGTACGCCATAGCCATAGTGATCCTGATCGTGATTGGTGGATGTCGAGTAGCTGAGGTGGCCCTGCAGACCATTCCTTACATCGTGAACTTCGCTCGCTCCAAGGATATGCCCAACCAGAGTGTGTACAACGAAGTGCAGCTTATAATAAATCGGGTAACTGtgtttcctgtgacattcacggTTGGAAGATTCTTTTACATTACGCGGAGTATCCTCATAACTCTAGTGAGTGCGCTGTGCACGTATATCATCGTTCTAGTGCAGATGAGCCCACAAGTAATGGAAAGTTTAAACTCAGGATCTTAA